A genomic stretch from Gemmatimonadaceae bacterium includes:
- a CDS encoding acylphosphatase, with product MQIVHLEIAGHVQGVGFRHFVRQHASRLGIAGWVRNLSSGNLECTAAGSPVAIEEFVGILRQGPPEAVVKQVITLTPPHNPELPMPFTILK from the coding sequence GTGCAGATTGTCCACCTCGAAATTGCCGGCCACGTCCAAGGGGTCGGCTTTCGACATTTTGTCAGGCAGCACGCCTCGCGTCTTGGGATCGCGGGGTGGGTGCGCAACCTGTCGAGCGGCAACCTGGAGTGCACGGCAGCCGGTTCGCCGGTGGCCATCGAGGAGTTCGTGGGGATCCTCCGGCAGGGACCGCCCGAGGCGGTGGTGAAGCAGGTCATCACGCTCACGCCGCCCCACAATCCGGAGCTGCCGATGCCGTTTACCATCCTGAAGTAG
- a CDS encoding adenine phosphoribosyltransferase translates to MSQSLTATLGARIRTVPDFPRPGIQFKDITPLLADPESFATACAAMAEVWSGAGVTHVAAVESRGFLLGGPIALALGAGLIPVRKPGKLPAQRTREDYALEYGTDALEVHSDALRAGDRVLIVDDVLATGGTAAATCRLVERLGATVLGCGFLIELAFLNGRSQLPTRIERVLAY, encoded by the coding sequence ATGAGCCAGAGCCTCACCGCCACGCTGGGCGCGCGCATCCGGACCGTGCCGGACTTCCCGCGCCCGGGGATCCAGTTCAAGGACATTACGCCGCTGCTGGCGGATCCCGAGTCATTCGCGACCGCGTGCGCCGCGATGGCTGAGGTCTGGAGCGGAGCAGGCGTTACGCACGTCGCCGCCGTGGAGAGTCGCGGTTTCCTGCTCGGCGGGCCCATCGCCCTCGCGCTCGGCGCTGGGCTGATCCCCGTTCGCAAGCCTGGCAAGCTGCCCGCCCAGCGGACACGTGAGGACTATGCTCTTGAGTACGGCACCGATGCGCTGGAGGTCCATAGTGACGCGCTGCGTGCCGGTGATCGCGTGCTCATCGTGGACGACGTACTGGCGACGGGCGGGACGGCAGCGGCCACGTGTCGGTTGGTCGAACGACTCGGCGCAACGGTCCTCGGGTGCGGGTTCCTGATCGAACTCGCATTCCTCAATGGGCGTTCGCAGCTGCCGACGCGCATCGAGCGCGTACTGGCGTACTAG